A genome region from Arachidicoccus soli includes the following:
- the gmd gene encoding GDP-mannose 4,6-dehydratase, which yields MKTALITGITGQDGAYLADFLLKKGYMVHGVKRRSSLFNTDRIDNLYQDPHEKDIRFKLHYGDLSDSTNLIRIIQEVQPDEIYNLGAMSHVKVSFDTPEYTANADGIGTLRLLEAIRILGLEKKTRIYQASTSELYGLVQEVPQSERTPFYPRSPYAVAKLYAYWITVNYREAYGIYACNGILFNHESPLRGETFVTRKITRAVAKIAMGLQDKLYLGNLDAKRDWGHAKDYVEAMYLILQQERPEDFVIATGVTTTVRDFIKMSFAEVGIAIEFKGSGMDEKAYVVSCANPEYQVAKGTEVVAVDPQYFRPTEVELLIGDPTKSNTKLGWKPKYDLPALVKDMMDADVENFKKEKMLREAGYTIKNQFE from the coding sequence ATGAAAACCGCCTTAATTACAGGTATTACTGGCCAAGATGGTGCCTACCTAGCAGACTTTTTATTAAAAAAAGGATACATGGTGCATGGTGTCAAGCGCCGGAGTTCTTTATTCAATACGGACCGTATCGATAATCTTTATCAAGATCCTCACGAAAAAGATATACGTTTCAAATTGCATTACGGTGATTTGAGCGATTCTACCAATCTTATACGTATTATTCAGGAAGTACAACCCGATGAAATTTACAATTTGGGTGCCATGAGCCATGTTAAAGTAAGTTTCGATACACCAGAATATACCGCCAATGCTGATGGTATAGGTACTTTAAGATTATTGGAAGCAATTCGTATTTTGGGACTAGAAAAGAAAACTAGAATATACCAAGCATCAACTTCAGAATTATATGGCTTGGTTCAAGAAGTCCCCCAGTCAGAAAGAACGCCTTTTTATCCGCGTTCCCCCTATGCAGTAGCCAAATTGTACGCTTACTGGATTACCGTCAACTATCGTGAAGCTTACGGGATATATGCTTGTAATGGTATTTTATTCAACCATGAGAGCCCTTTGCGTGGCGAAACCTTCGTTACCCGCAAAATTACACGTGCTGTAGCAAAAATTGCAATGGGCTTACAAGATAAATTATATCTCGGAAATTTGGATGCAAAAAGGGACTGGGGCCACGCGAAAGATTATGTGGAGGCAATGTACCTAATATTACAACAAGAAAGACCTGAAGATTTTGTGATTGCAACAGGTGTTACGACTACAGTAAGAGACTTTATCAAAATGTCTTTTGCAGAAGTAGGTATAGCGATTGAATTTAAAGGTTCTGGAATGGATGAGAAAGCATATGTAGTAAGTTGTGCAAACCCAGAATATCAAGTAGCGAAAGGAACGGAAGTGGTAGCGGTAGATCCTCAATATTTTAGACCAACTGAAGTAGAATTGTTAATTGGTGACCCTACTAAATCTAATACTAAATTGGGCTGGAAACCCAAATACGATTTGCCTGCATTGGTAAAAGATATGATGGATGCGGACGTAGAAAACTTTAAGAAAGAAAAAATGTTACGCGAAGCGGGTTATACCATAAAAAATCAATTTGAATAA
- a CDS encoding mannose-1-phosphate guanylyltransferase: protein MENINIYIMAGGVGSRFWPKSRNSFPKQFIDILGTGKSLLQMTAERFCSFIDKDKIHIVTNKDYNGLVAQQLPYLPMQNIIGEPARNNTAPCIAYAAFKLYQQNPDAIMVIVPSDHLIIKETAYAEKIQQAIDFAKNKDALITLGIQPTRPDTGYGYIQFEEDAISTDIYKVLSFKEKPSKEKAMVYLETGQYLWNAGMFIWKASTIMAAFKELTPEIYHLFVEGQSAYNTEKEAAFIQEKYPLAPNISIDFAIMEKAKNVYTIPADIGWSDLGTWNSLHDVYNEKDENNNAAILKNIYMTNSEGCLINASDSKLVVVNGLKDFIVVDDDNVLLIYPKNKEQEIKETTIQLKNKGLLKFL from the coding sequence GTGGAAAATATAAATATATATATAATGGCAGGTGGCGTGGGCAGCCGTTTTTGGCCCAAAAGTAGAAATAGTTTCCCCAAACAGTTTATTGATATTTTGGGAACAGGCAAGTCATTGTTACAAATGACTGCCGAAAGGTTTTGCTCTTTTATTGATAAAGACAAGATTCACATTGTTACCAATAAAGATTATAATGGCTTGGTCGCTCAACAGTTACCTTATTTGCCTATGCAAAATATTATAGGTGAACCTGCGCGCAATAATACTGCTCCATGTATTGCCTATGCGGCATTTAAATTGTATCAGCAAAACCCCGATGCAATCATGGTTATCGTGCCATCCGATCATTTAATTATAAAAGAAACGGCTTACGCTGAAAAAATTCAGCAGGCAATCGATTTTGCAAAAAATAAGGATGCATTAATTACCTTGGGTATTCAGCCTACTCGCCCCGATACAGGCTATGGGTATATTCAATTTGAAGAGGACGCGATTTCAACAGATATTTATAAAGTGCTTTCCTTTAAAGAAAAACCTTCTAAAGAAAAAGCGATGGTATATTTAGAAACCGGTCAATATCTATGGAATGCGGGTATGTTTATTTGGAAGGCTTCCACAATTATGGCGGCTTTCAAAGAATTGACCCCCGAGATATATCATTTATTTGTCGAGGGACAATCAGCATATAATACAGAAAAAGAGGCTGCCTTTATTCAGGAGAAATATCCCTTAGCGCCCAATATCTCAATTGATTTCGCAATTATGGAAAAGGCAAAAAACGTCTATACCATTCCCGCCGATATTGGCTGGAGCGACTTGGGTACTTGGAATTCTTTGCACGATGTATATAATGAGAAAGATGAAAATAATAACGCAGCCATCTTGAAGAATATTTATATGACCAACTCCGAAGGTTGTTTAATTAATGCGTCGGATAGCAAATTGGTCGTCGTAAATGGTTTGAAAGATTTTATTGTGGTGGATGACGATAACGTATTATTAATCTACCCCAAAAACAAAGAACAAGAAATAAAAGAAACAACTATTCAGCTAAAAAATAAAGGGTTACTGAAATTTTTGTAA
- the fcl gene encoding GDP-L-fucose synthase, with amino-acid sequence MEKNSKIYIAGHRGMVGSAIKKHLETAGFQNIITRTSRELDLRQQEPVKAFFEQEKPEYVFLAAAKVGGIVANNTYRAEFLYDNLMIQNNIVHAAYIAGVTKLMFLGSSCIYPKLAPQPMKEEYLLTGELEATNEPYAIAKIAGIKLCDAYRAQYGCNYISVMPTNLYGLNDNYDLNNSHVLPALIRKMHEAKMKDEAEVVVWGSGTPKREFLHADDMAEACIYLMGNYNEEGLVNIGVGKDITIKELALLIKEIVEYKGELVFDASKPDGTPRKLMDVTKLNNLGWQAKIGLKEGIQAVYQDVMQKGF; translated from the coding sequence ATGGAAAAAAATAGCAAAATATATATTGCAGGTCATCGGGGCATGGTGGGCTCTGCTATCAAAAAACATTTGGAGACCGCTGGCTTTCAAAATATCATTACACGTACCTCAAGAGAACTAGATTTGCGGCAACAGGAACCGGTAAAAGCTTTTTTTGAACAAGAAAAACCGGAATATGTTTTTTTGGCTGCGGCTAAAGTGGGAGGTATCGTGGCTAACAATACCTATCGTGCAGAATTCTTGTACGACAATTTGATGATTCAAAACAATATCGTCCATGCCGCTTATATAGCAGGTGTGACTAAATTGATGTTCTTGGGCTCCTCCTGTATCTATCCGAAATTAGCGCCGCAACCCATGAAGGAGGAATATTTATTAACTGGTGAACTAGAGGCAACCAATGAACCCTATGCAATTGCCAAGATCGCGGGTATCAAGCTCTGTGATGCCTATCGGGCACAGTATGGTTGCAACTACATATCGGTAATGCCGACTAATTTGTATGGGCTGAATGATAACTATGATTTAAATAATTCACACGTGTTACCGGCTCTAATCAGAAAAATGCACGAGGCAAAAATGAAGGATGAAGCAGAAGTAGTTGTTTGGGGCTCGGGCACACCTAAAAGAGAATTCCTGCACGCAGATGATATGGCAGAAGCCTGTATTTATTTGATGGGAAATTACAATGAAGAGGGTTTGGTAAACATTGGTGTGGGTAAAGACATAACAATTAAAGAACTAGCCTTATTAATAAAGGAAATAGTGGAATATAAGGGGGAATTGGTTTTTGATGCTTCCAAACCGGATGGCACACCGCGTAAATTAATGGATGTTACTAAATTAAACAACCTGGGTTGGCAAGCCAAAATTGGGTTAAAAGAAGGCATTCAAGCAGTTTACCAAGATGTTATGCAAAAGGGTTTTTAA